Proteins encoded in a region of the Caldanaerobius fijiensis DSM 17918 genome:
- a CDS encoding G5 domain-containing protein produces MANKKMYIFVIAIATIAAITPFLFKMRSKEVASIEKSPLRVFITYNLPQQQINRINKELFGKPDLNLKWVNVEVDGKRFRLSTDKEFVGDILNQADIKIVKGDEVRPSPWEIVKPNETIKISRIQEQTVTEIADIPFKVTKSYTDRLEQGKSVVVRDGQNGKKELIYKVILKDGKEVARTLLQEKVLKLPINKVIAVGTIGMLTTSRGEIIRYSKVLTMEATAYTSSYSDTGKSPGDGGYGITASGIRVKPGIAAVDPLVIPLGTRLYVEGYGYALAADTGSAIVGNKIDLYFSDSEKAQRYGRRIVKVYVLK; encoded by the coding sequence ATGGCAAATAAAAAGATGTACATATTTGTTATTGCCATAGCTACTATTGCTGCTATAACACCTTTTTTATTTAAAATGCGTTCTAAAGAAGTGGCATCTATTGAAAAATCGCCGCTGCGAGTTTTTATTACATACAACCTGCCTCAGCAGCAAATAAACAGGATAAATAAAGAGTTGTTTGGAAAACCTGATTTAAACCTTAAATGGGTTAATGTTGAAGTTGATGGCAAGAGATTCAGGTTGTCAACAGATAAGGAGTTTGTAGGCGATATACTTAACCAGGCAGATATAAAAATCGTGAAAGGAGACGAGGTCAGGCCATCGCCATGGGAAATCGTTAAACCTAATGAAACGATAAAAATATCTCGAATTCAGGAGCAGACTGTAACAGAAATTGCTGATATACCGTTTAAAGTGACGAAAAGTTATACAGATAGATTAGAGCAGGGAAAATCTGTGGTGGTCCGAGATGGGCAAAATGGAAAAAAGGAATTGATATACAAAGTAATATTAAAAGATGGTAAAGAGGTCGCCCGTACTTTACTTCAAGAAAAAGTTCTAAAGCTCCCGATAAACAAGGTGATAGCCGTGGGCACCATCGGCATGCTTACAACATCAAGGGGCGAGATTATAAGGTATTCAAAAGTATTAACAATGGAAGCTACAGCATATACCAGCAGTTATTCAGATACAGGAAAATCTCCAGGGGATGGAGGTTATGGTATAACAGCGTCTGGAATAAGAGTAAAACCAGGCATTGCAGCTGTAGATCCATTGGTTATACCACTGGGAACGAGATTATACGTAGAAGGTTATGGATATGCGCTGGCTGCTGATACGGGAAGCGCTATAGTAGGCAACAAA